Proteins from a genomic interval of Nerophis lumbriciformis linkage group LG01, RoL_Nlum_v2.1, whole genome shotgun sequence:
- the mkrn4 gene encoding makorin, ring finger protein, 4: MDRSSSNRSGTICRYFINGSCRYGETCNYRHEYPTALSSQICRYFQKGGCWYGEHCRYIHLPQPESHGDGGGRRATAQTVSSSSSPSSSSSSSSISSMVQPPADRRGSVMSEMTSRRERHTSNTGNLQAEEQFQYASYQRSPKNSEWASASDGKESFGQEAPTNSTEDVGAAAAASSSSRTSEAFLKSRDVICGICMDKVYEKMDPRNQMFGILPNCTHAFCLQCIMTWRKTKDLGQEVVKTCPQCRVRSPFYVPNKYWVEGQAKESLIADFKDKFSKRSCTYYARYKCCPFKTECLYRHDKSARRSSFLCNTDDDDDDDDDDDDDDYDGVDLLNFFIAMTLLSADDDDDDDSDDFLFLDKYCF, encoded by the exons ATGGATCGCTCGTCCTCCAACCGTAGCGGGACTATCTGCAG ATATTTCATAAATGGTTCATGCCGGTATGGCGAAACATGCAACTATCGACACGAGTATCCCACTGCACTGTCATCCCAAATATGTAGATACTTTCAGAAAGGTGGATGCTGGTATGGTGAACACTGCAG GTATATCCACCTGCCTCAACCTGAAAGTCATGGGGATGGTGGCGGTCGAAGAGCGACTGCACAAACtgtttcctcctcctcctctccctcCTCATCCTCTTCCTCATCTTCTATCTCCTCCATGGTCCAACCTCCTGCTGACCGCAGAGGGTCAGTGATGTCTGAGATGACGTCCAGGCGGGAACGCCACACTTCAAATACTGGGAACCTTCAAGCGGAGGAACAATTCCAAT ATGCTTCTTACCAAAGATCACCTAAGAACTCAGAATGGGCATCTGCAAGTGATGGCAAAGAG tcatttggaCAGGAGGCCCCAACCAATTCCACTGAAGACGTGGGTGCTGCTGCTGCGGCCTCTAGTTCCAGCAGGACATCAGAGGCTTTCCTCAAGAGTCGAGACGTCATCTGTGGTATTTGCATGGACAAGGTGTATGAAAAGATGGATCCAAGAAACCAGATGTTTGGAATCTTGCCCAACTGTACCCATGCCTTCTGCCTACAATGCATCATGACATGGAGAAAAACGAAGGACCTCGGACAAGAAGTCGTGAA AACCTGTCCACAATGCAGGGTGAGATCCCCCTTTTACGTGCCCAACAAATACTGGGTTGAAGGCCAGGCCAAGGAAAGTCTTATAGCTGACTTCAAAGACAAATTCAG taAGCGTAGCTGCACTTACTATGCACGATACAAATGCTGCCCCTTCAAGACAGAGTGCCTTTACCGGCATGACAAGTCTGCACGACGTAGCTCATTTCTG TGCAACACGGATGATGATGACGACGACGACGATGATGACGACGACGATGACTACGATGGCGTAGACCTGCTCAATTTCTTCATTGCCATGACTCTTCTCAGTGCTGATGACGACGACGACGATGACAGTGACGATTTTTTATTCCTAGACAAGTACTGTTTCTGA
- the ppardb gene encoding peroxisome proliferator-activated receptor delta b produces MTGTSSASTGTMEELQQTGSEQHDRVNGYCQPKSPQDTADVRWPAPGGESRGSDSCGAASASDQTDLEDLKANESEDREDREKEDASGQKGDQERKESPDEENNHSSAASSYTDLSHTPSPSLSEQLRLGREDSTGAGISVECKVCGDKASGFHYGVHACEGCKGFFRRTVRMKLEYERCERSCKIQKKNRNKCQYCRFQKCLSLGMSHDAIRYGRMPEAERKKLVAGLLAEELNVGKPGGSDLKTLAKQVNTAYLKNLSMTKKRARSILMGKTSSTSPFVIYDVDTLWQAESGLVWSQLVPGAPLTKEIGVHVFYRCQCTTVETVRELTEFAKSIPGFVDLYLNDQVTLLKYGVHEAIFAMLPSLMNKDGLLVANGKGFVTREFLRSLRKPFSEIMEPKFEFAVKFNALELDDSDLALFVAAIILCGDRPGLMNVKQVEQSQDNILQALDLHLQANHSDCVYLFPKLLQKMADLRQLVTENAQLVQKIKKTESETSLHPLLQEIYKDMY; encoded by the exons ATGACAGGAACTTCGTCAGCTTCAACAGGAACCATGGAAGAGTTACAGCAGACTGGTTCTGAGCAGCACGACAGGGTCAACGGCTACTGTCAGCCTAAATCCCCTCAGGATACGGCTGATGTTAGGTGGCCGGCGCCAGGGGGGGAGTCGCGGGGTTCAGACAGCTGCGGGGCTGCGAGTGCATCGGATCAAACGGACCTAGAAGACTTGAAAGCCAATGAGAGTGAAGACAGGGAGGACAGAGAGAAGGAGGACGCATCTGGTCAGAAAGGGGACCAGGAGAGAAAAGAAAGTCCAGATGAAGAAAACAATCACAGCAGTGCAGCATCCAGCTACACGG ACCTTTCCCACACACCTTCTCCCTCGCTGTCAGAGCAGCTGCGTCTGGGTCGAGAAGACAGCACAGGCGCTGGCATCAGCGTAGAGTGTAAGGTCTGTGGGGACAAGGCCTCTGGCTTCCACTATGGTGTGCATGCCTGTGAGGGTTGTAAG GGCTTTTTCCGACGAACCGTGCGAATGAAATTGGAATATGAGCGCTGCGAGCGTTCCTGCAAAATTCAGAAAAAGAATCGCAACAAGTGCCAATATTGTCGTTTCCAGAAGTGCCTATCTTTGGGAATGTCTCATGATG CAATCCGATATGGTCGCATGCCTGAGGCTGAGAGGAAGAAGCTGGTGGCCGGACTGCTTGCTGAGGAGCTAAACGTCGGAAAACCGGGTGGCTCGGACTTGAAAACTTTGGCCAAACAAGTCAACACAGCGTACTTGAAGAACCTTAGTATGACCAAGAAGAGGGCCCGCAGCATCCTGATGGGAAAAACCAGCAGCACATCG CCATTTGTGATCTACGATGTGGACACACTGTGGCAGGCTGAAAGTGGTTTGGTATGGAGCCAGTTAGTTCCAGGCGCTCCCCTGACCAAGGAGATTGGGGTCCACGTGTTCTATCGCTGCCAGTGCACTACAGTGGAGACGGTGCGAGAGCTCACCGAGTTTGCCAAGAGCATTCCAGGGTTTGTCGACCTCTACCTTAACGACCAG GTAACGTTGCTGAAGTATGGCGTTCACGAGGCAATTTTTGCGATGCTGCCGTCTCTCATGAATAAAGATGGACTCTTGGTGGCCAACGGTAAAGGCTTTGTGACCAGAGAATTCCTGCGCAGCTTACGAAAGCCTTTCAGTGAGATCATGGAACCCAAGTTTGAGTTTGCTGTCAAGTTTAACGCTCTGGAGCTTGACGACAGTGACCTGGCCCTCTTTGTTGCTGCCATTATCCTCTGTGGAG ATCGCCCCGGCTTGATGAACGTGAAGCAGGTGGAGCAGAGTCAGGACAACATCCTCCAGGCCTTAGACCTCCACCTGCAAGCAAACCACTCTGACTGTGTCTACCTCTTCCCCAAGCTGCTGCAGAAAATGGCTGACCTGCGCCAACTTGTTACCGAGAATGCTCAGCTTGTCCAAAAGATCAAAAAGACCGAGTCGGAGACTTCGCTCCACCCTCTACTACAGGAGATCTACAAAGACATGTATTAG